The nucleotide window TGTATCATTATCCCGGCAGACGGCAGCAATAATTTTCTGTATATGATTCTGCCGGTTCGGTTAAAGGCTAATGAAAGTTAAGGTCAGAAAAATCAGGCCGGAAAATGGCCTTCCGGTCGCGATTACAGGTGAATTTATCCGTTTGGATGCGCTTTTAAAATTTGCATGCCTGGCACAGTCAGGCGGCGAGGCAAAACTTTTTATCCAAGACGGTCTCGTTTCCGTCAACGGGGAAGTATGTCTGCAGCGCGGCAAAAAAATAAGGCCGGGAGAAACCGTGGCATTCGGAAAAACGATTTTAAA belongs to Oscillospiraceae bacterium CM and includes:
- a CDS encoding RNA-binding S4 domain-containing protein, with the translated sequence MKVKVRKIRPENGLPVAITGEFIRLDALLKFACLAQSGGEAKLFIQDGLVSVNGEVCLQRGKKIRPGETVAFGKTILNVIAEKKE